The window ATGCAGTGGTGGTGTGGGAGGAGGGGAGTCGTGAGGCTCCCCCCTATCCCGATTAGCCAACGAATGGATGGTTTCGACAAATGGACAGGAAGTACTATGAAGAACACCGGAGCATTTGAGGTCTTCGCCGCCTGTGCCAATGCAATTAACCAAGGGGTTCTCATCGACCGGGTGAGCAGGACTGACAAGGAATTTCATTTTCAGAACTGGTTTGAAGACCGTCTTCGCAGCGCCGGGGTACTATTCGATAGAAGCGGTAGGAATTCCTACCCGGACTTCACTCTCGTGGAATTCACGGAAGGTTACGAGACCAAGGGCCTCGCCTGGCCTGGGAGAGAGTCCACCTACGACTGCAATAGTCAGGTTCCCACGGGATACCACAATGGGCGGGACATTTTCTACGTGTTTGGGCGTTACCCAAAAGTTGAAAGCGCTGGAGATGAATATCCAGTAATCGACCTGGTCATCTGCCATGGCGACTTCCTGAATGCTGATCACGAGTACACTCACAAGAACAGGAGTATCAAGGGTTTTGGCAGTTATGGCGATATCATGATCCGGGACAGAAAGATGTACGTCGCACCGACCCCTTTCGCAGTCGCGCAGGGTCTGACGGGTACACGGACGCTACTGGTACCTGTATCATGGGAAGCACCCCGAGGATTCAAGAGTGTCGGGGATGTTATCCGTGTTGAAGCTACACAGTTGGTGGTGGGTTACGAGTTTGACCTGAAAAGAAACGAAATTGCCGCGAGAACCATTGCTAATCCTTCTGCCAGGAGAGAACACCACTTCGTTGCTTACCGACTTGCATCTGATTCGGACAAACTCGTCGCGTTGATTACCGACTTTTAGCCGGAGGTTTCGGAGGGTGAAGACCAGTGACAAACCTTTCATCTTTTAGTTCTACTGCAATGTCAAAAACACGGAGTTAGTCGGATGTCAAGGCTTATAGAGAAAGACTTTCCATTCGAGCGGCTTTCGGTTGTCGCGGAACACGAGTCTTGGCGTAAGGAGGTGTATCGGCCGGTCTATTACATCCACAAGTGGTGGGCGCGAAGGCTCGGATCAGTATTCCGCGGGATACTGTTGGGTTCATGCCTTCAGGAAGGCCAGGACTTCTGGGATCGTTTCTACGGCGTCAATAGCTTCGACACGATCACCGTTTTTGATCCCTTTATGGGAAGTGGAGTCACCGTTGGAGAGGCAGTCAAGCTCGGATGCAGGGCTATCGGTCGAGACATCAACCCGGTCGCATATATCGCGTGTCGTGCAGCGTTCTCCCGGTATTCACAAGCTGACGTATTGCGTACCTACCGGAGTATGGAAGAGACGCTCTCGCCCAAGCTATTAAGCTACTTTGAGACAAAGGCTGCCTCTGGAGAAGAAGCCGTTGTTCTCTACTACTTCCTTGTCAAGGTCGTATCCTGCCCGCAGTGCAATGAGACGATTGACCTTTTCAGGACACGGATTTTCTCGGAGAACGCCGTCCACGAAAAAGACCCTTCCGCGCGATCTGTGTGTCCCGCTTGCGGTGGCATAGCATCCACCTATTACGACGCAGAGCGTGTCCTGTGTCCCCATTGCTCTCAACAATACAATCCGCAAGAAGGAACAATCAGCGGCCCGATTGTCCATTGTGGTTCGTGCCAAGCTTCGTTCCGATTAGTGGAAAGGATGAAGGCCCTTCGGGCTCCTCTCGGTTTCCGTCGATATGCGAAGATGATTCTTACCAGGGACGGGCAGAAACATTACGAAGCGCCAAACAAATTCGACCGCGAACTTGAGCGTCGCGTGGAAAAGGAGTATAGAAGTATCGTCGGCACGTTCCCTAAGGTGGCGATAGAACCCGGCTACAACACGAACCAAATGCTGAAGCATAACTACCGGTTTTGGGACCAATTGTTCTCAGATCGGCAGTTGGTTTGTATTTCACACATGATAAGGGATATCCGAGCTATTGAAAACCCAGATTTGAGGGTGCTGTTCGCTTGCCTCTTTTCAGGTGTCCTCGAATTCAACAATCTATTCACGTCGTTCAAGGGGGAGGGGACTGGTGCTGTACGTCACATGTTCGCACACCACGTACTGAAACCGGAGATGATGCCATTGGAGGCCAACATTTGGGGTACAAGCAAGTCCTCCGGTGCGTTCTCCGGCCTTTTCCGCTCCAGAGTCGAGAGAGCACTCGCATACAAGGCTAACCCTACCGAACTGCAACTAAAATCATCAAAAGCAACGACGATAGGAGGAATAAATCATCCCCTGGAGGTCCATGTTACGCAGAGTTTCGCGGATTTCGTCGCTCAAGCGGGGAGTGTCTACCTGAGCTATGGGGATTCCGGTTGTGTTGACATCCCTGACAAAAGTGTGGACTTGGTCGTCACTGATCCCCCGTTCTTTGACAACGTGCATTATTCACAACTTGCAGACTTCTTTTATTATTGGTTGAATCAGATGCTGGATCTCTCGCCTGCGAACACAACACGATCTAACAGCGAGGTACAAGATACGAGCCCTGAGCGCTTCACAGTGAAGCTTACATCAGTTTTCGCTGAATGCGCCCGTGTCCTCCGCGACAACGGACTTTTTGTGTTTACGTATCATCATTCGCGACACGAAGGCTGGACCGCTGTGCATCAGGCCATCAGACACTCCGGCTTCTTCTGCCTACAGGCGTACCCCATAAAGGCGGAGATGTCAGTTGCGATGCCTCTGCAGCAATCGAAATCGCCGATTCATCTTGACCTCATACTCGTATGCAAGCGTGACGGATTGATTGCCACCGATGGATCGAGCAACGGCACGATTCATTCTGCCTTGGCAGCCGCTGAGACCCAGATATTAGCCCTCACACGAGCAGGAATTAAAGTGTCTCTTGGAGACGCCAAAGTAATCCTAATGGGTCGGTTATTGTGTGAGGTACACAAATTGAGGAATCTGGATTTAGAGGCGAGATTCCTTGCGGAGATTGAGCAAGATATTGATAGCTATGTGTGTCAGGTGATCCAGGCTAAGGGCGAGGTGCTATACGAGGAACCTGGGCCGAAGCAGCTGATGCTGTTCGAGGAGATGGGAGAATATTTGGCTAACAAGGGGCGGACGGCTCACCGCCGCTGAGCCTTATCGTGTGTGCCGGGCATGGCACAGAACTAACAGGGTGAGAGTCCCTGTGCCAGGTATTCGCGGAGCCGAAGGATAGAGCCTGTCCTGAGCCTAAGCGAAGGAAAAAGGGCAAGGGCGTCATCGCGAGGTGGGGTCTGGAGGAAACCCAATCCAAAACAATTGTTACCCCTGCTACAGCCCCATCCATAGGGCAAGATGATAGGCAACGATCCCTCCCAGGAAAGAGATGGCGAGCATCAGCCCGAAAGCGGCAGTCAACCATTTCCAGCTTCCCATTTCCTGTTTCATGACGGTCATGGTTGCTGCGCAGGGGATAATGAGCATCATCACAACCAGGAAGGAAAGTGCCGAGGCGGGACTCATCACTCTGGGCAGCACATGGATCAGTCCCTCTTCACCTACACCGTAGAGAACACCAAGGGTGGCAATGGCGTTTTCTTTTGCCACCATGCTTGTAAGTAAGGCGGTTATCATCTTCCAATCAAGCCCCAGCGGTTTACCAACAGGCTCCAGAAAGCGTCCCATCCATGAAAGTACGCTGTTTTCCACATTTCCATACGGCAGCCAGGACAATAACCATATCAAGATGGAAACGGTGAAGATTACAGTTCCTGCCCTTTTTACAAAGGCAATAGTCCTCATCCAGATGACGGTTCCGATCGTCCTTGGATTAGGTTTGTGATAGAGGGGAAGTTCCATGATGAAGGGCATCGGTTCATCCCGCAGGAAGAAAGTATGTGCCAGCATACCTGTCGCACCCAGGACAAGGATGTTCATAGTCAGCAATGACCAGGAAATAAGGGCTGCACTGTCTGCAAATATCGCTGCGGCAACAAAAGTAAGGACGGCAAGCCGGGCTGTGCAGGGGATAAAAGGGGAGAGGAATATGGTCAGCAACCTGGCCTTTTTTGATTCCACGACCCTCGACCCGAGGACGGCGGGCACATTGCATCCGAAACCGAGGCACAGGGGGATAAAACTCTTTCCGTGAAGTCCTATGAGGTGCATGAATCTGTCCATTACGAATGCCGCTCTTGCCATATAGCCGACATCCTCCAGAATAGCCATGACGGCAAAGAATATCAAGAGGATGGGGAGAAAAGTCAAAACGGATCCCACGCCACCGATCATGCCGTCTATAATTAGTCCCCTCATCCAGACAGGGACCGGGGCGAGGGCTGGTTCCAGCCATCTGGCAAGGGAACTGATCAATAGTTCAAGAGATTGCTGTAAGGGAGCGCCTATCCTGTAAGTGAGGGAAAAGACGAGGGCAATGACCCCGAGAAGGATCGGGATACCGAAAAGGGGACGGGTAAGGACGTGATCAATACGGTCGGTGATAGTAACCTGTCCTAACTTGAACCTCGAAATGGCGGCCCTGGTGATCTCCTCTATCCAGTCGTATCTTCCACCGACAACGGCGTGGAGGGAATCTTCGTGTTCTATGAGAAGCGATTGTATCTTGTTCCAGATAGGGGTTGGTACAAGACCCTCCACCATTTCCGAAATCTCGGGATCTCCTTCCATGAGTTTGGTTGCCACCCACCGAACGGTATAGGGGGGGCGGATATATTTTTCTGTCAGTTCCATGAGTTTGAGGAAAATTTCTCTGTGGTCCCTGGCAACCTCGGGAAGCCTGGGTTTGTACGCCACTTCTCTACGGCTGACGGCGATGACCTGAGAGACGACATCCTTTATTCCCCTGTTTTTCGTGGCAACCATGGGGACAACTGGTATCCCGAGAGACCTTTGGATGGCCTTTATATCAATCTGGATTCCCTGGTCTTCCGCAACATCCATCATATTGATGGCAACGATGACGGGAGGACCTAAGAACAGCAACTCGGTGAGGAGATAGAGGCTTCTTTCGAGCGCCGATGCATTCACCAGCAGGACAATAACGTCGGGTTTTGCACTGATAATAAAATTCCTTGCAATCTTTTCCTCTTCCGAGAAGGCGGTAAGGCTGTATGTGCCGGGAAGGTCCACAATCTGCATCTCCACATCGTCAGAGACAAGAGCGCCTTCTTTTTTCTCCACCGTCTTCCCCGGCCAGTTTCCGACATGCTGGGATAATCCGGTAAGGATGTTGAAAACAGTAGACTTACCCACATTTGGCTGACCGGTGAGGGCAACGAGGAGCTTCCTGCCGTTCTTTGCCTGCTTAATTTCGTCCTGTAAAGGGTGGCTCCTGGACACGAGAATCTTCTCGGCTTCTCCCCTTCCCAGCCCTACCCTTGTATCGCTAACTTGGACAATGACCAGGCCTCCAATGTTTTGGAGGACTTTAATTTTCGTGTTCACCACAATTCCCATGCCGGCCAGTCTCATTGTCAGAGCCCTTCCCCCGGCAATGGCATGGATAATCCCCTCTTCACTCTCTCTCATAGATGTAACAGAAATCAATTCACTATCCATTTTCCCGTTTGTCTTCCCTTCGTGTATATTACGACTTATGACTTACGACCTGGTTACGCCCATCTCTTTTGGCCTGATAGAGGGCTTGGTCGGAGGCCAGGATCAGCTGGTCAGGTGATGAGTCACGGTGGGGGATTAAAGTTGCAACTGAATTTTAAAAATAGACACCCTTGCCTGTGCCTCGATATTCCTCGGCTGGTAGTCTCTTTTCCACCGGTGATGTTCCGTGATCCCGAGAGGGGAGAATGACCGTGGCGGTTGCAGGAATGGTATCATCCCTCCTCTGGTTGATACCGTGGGCATCAATATCCACACAGTACTCTCCATTTTCGTCAACGTACTTTTTGGTAATCTTACCCCGGAACCATACGGCATCGGAAAGATAAACAAACTGGCGGTATTGTGCCGAGCAGGATTTCAACCAGCCTTCGTCACTCATCCAGTTGGTGAGGAGGTTTGTCATCCAGCAGTGCCTTTGTATTCCAGCATCGTAGGCATACCTGGCTCCTGCCCCTTTGGCGGCCGAGACCAAGTAGTGCACACCGTACACCGGTTCCCACGACCCCAGCACAGGGTCACGAAATGCCCACGCCGGGTGTTTCTTATAGTTCCGCAGTTGAACACCATGTGCTGCCAGTTGTACAGGGGCAGCGCCCACGCAGTAAGCGATCATGTCGGTTAATCCGAAAATTCCCTTTACCACAGGCGGTAGTTCATCACCCACATTCACGTCCTCCCACCAGCGGGTATTGGCGCCACGTATCTCTTCTGCCAGGCAATCCTCGTCTACTCTGGCCTGTTCTTCAGGGGTCCAGGGATGAGGCGTCTCGAGATGATCATACTTTCCCTTCCCCTGAGCAGTCTGCTGCCTTGCCGTCTGCCTCTCATATCTGACAAGCATGTTGTATCCCCGTGATACCAGTTCTCCTCTCTGATTCCAATATTCAAATCTCTGGTATTCGAAGACCGTCTTTCCCGCGAACCGGCTGGTCTTGACATCAAAACCGACAAATTTGCACTTAGGGGTAATTTTGTCGTTCATATATACAGGCCTTAAGAATTCCCAATCTGATGCCGAATGATCGGCGTGAATTCCGGCAAGCCCCTGCAATACCCAATGGGGGAAGACACTCGCCACCCAGTTAGGAGAAGCTATCAATGCACCGTATCTGGCTCCTCTTGCGTATTCCTCATCCCGGTAGAGAGGATTGGCATCGCCTATTCCATTGGCGAAGTTTCTCAGTGCCTCGTAGGAGGCATTCTGATTAAAGATATTCCCGATACGGAGATCGAGTCCAATCCTGTCCTCCCACTCAGTTATCCATTCATCCGTTAAAGTGGCCTCAGACAACTGGGCCGCAGTTTCCTCAGATTTTTCCACCATATTTCATTGTCTCCCTTCAAATACTGTAAGCATTCAGCCGTCAGCAATCAGCGATCAGTAAAACAAGTCAAAACAAAATCTTACGTATGAGAAAGCTTGTCTTAGGAGTTGTGGACTTCCCCGTGTATCTTCCTGTTTCAACTGAAAACTGAGGGCTGATAGCTGAACGCTTACCAAATATTAGTTCTGAAATGTGCGTATGGAGTTTAAAAAATCTCCTTCTTCCACAAGATAAGCTGCCAGAACCTTGCCACACGCAGTGCACCTTCTTTCTCGTACAGTAGTACCATGTGACTTGTCTAAAAGGTTCATTTTGGGTGTCATTTTTACGTCACACCAGGGACATGTAAAGTCTCTATCCATTTTTTTCCTTTCTAAAATTGTAGGGGGAATTACTGTTTTGCTATAAGGGTTTCGTATTATCCAATTCTTTGCTACTGTCAAGAGATTTTGTGAAATTTCCCCTGATGACTTACTGTGATTCAGACATTAGACTGAAGGGGAGGAAATGGCAAGAGATGACACAAAGGATAAAGGCATGGCAGTTAGCAAAGGTTTAAGAACACTCCAAGGGTTAATTTCTTATATAGAAAAGTCTAATGTCTAAAGTCTAAAGTCCAGTGTCTGAATTGCAGGATGACTTAAGAATTCATTGCTTTTTCGCCAGAAAAGTAATACGTTGGAAAAACTTTGTAAGGAATAGAGAGGCAGCAATGTCGGATAAAAGTAAGGTAGCAGTTATGTTTTCCGGTGGGACTGATTCCACCTACGCTGCCTGGTCACAGATGCCCTATTATGATGAAATACGTCTCGTGACCTTTGTAAGGCATGGTTTAAAAAAATTACAAAACCCGGAGGGAATCATTGAGCGTCTTCGGAAGGTGTTCCCAGATAAGGAAATTATCTATGATCAGGTAAGCAACGAAGACATATACCAAAAAATGATCCCCCATGAGGAAAAATGGGAAGCCCATCAGTTAGTCCTTAGCCAGGAAATAGGTCCGCTCTGGGAAGACCCGCATGGCCAGCGTTCAGGACGGGAAACGTATGACGCTAAAAAGGTTACACTGTTTATGGCAAATGAATGTTTACAGTGTAAAATAGCAATGCATCTTGCGGCAATAAAATACTGTAGAGAAAATAATATTACCCATCTTTGCGATGGTGGCAATGTTGAACAACTGGATGACGGTTCTCAACTCGAGGAGGTTAAGGCTATTGCCCGTGAAATTTTTGGTCGGTTTGGTATCCACTATTTCTCACCGGTATTACATGTTTCTGCAGAAGAAAGGTGCAAGGCCCTGTTTGAAGCGGGGATCACTGATCATTTAGACCATAAGCAGCTTGAAAAAGCCCACCAGATCCCATCGTCACAGGTCCAGTGTACAGTGCCGTCATCCGTCCTATGGACGGTTTGTATCTTCCCCTGGTTGGTGTACGACGGTCAATCCTGTAGTGAATATGTCGAGATGTGTTGCAATTATTACAAGTATGAGATGGAGAGAGGTTTAGAAATCATGGACTTGAAACCTTAGTCATCAGTCATCAGTCATCAGTCATACGTCTTATGTCATACGTCTTATGTCTTTTGACTTACGACTTACGACTTATGACTTATGACTTACGACTTATGACTTATGACTTACGACTTGCAACTCAATAATTATATCATCCCCCTTCCGGGAAACTTTTTTGTAAGACAATCTAAAGGCATCAGCGGTGATTTTGCTTCCCAGATCACCTACCGCCTCGATCCCCTTTCCTATGATTTTGGGAGCAATGACAATTATCACCCTGTCGGCCAGTTCCTCTTTTAAAGTAGAGGTGATAATTTCCGCACCCCCTTCCACGAGGATCGAGGAGACGTTTCTCTTTCCCAGTTCGGTGAGGAGTTTTTTCAGGTTTATACGGCAGTCATTATCCTGTGCGACCGGCAGTATTTCAATCCCCATCTCCTCCAGGCGGGCACGTTTTTTAAAGCTGGCCTGACAGGTGGTGGCGATGATCGTCTTTGCTATCTCCTGATTTTTAAGAACCCGCGCCTTCAGGGGGATGCGCAGGTGGGAATCAACGACGATCCTTACCGGATTTCTTCCCCTCACGAGGCGTACGGTCAAATCTGGATCATCCTGGAGAACAGTACCGATGCCGACCAATATACCATCGTGGATACTTCTCAGTGTGTGGGCAAACCTGAGAGAAGCAGTAGAGCTGATCCATCGGGAATCGCCCGTGCTGCCGGCAATTCTTCCGTCGAGACTCTGGGCGAACTTGAGGGTCACAAAGGGTATCCGGGTCTTGATGAACTTAAAAAACCTTTCATTGAGCTGTTTGCATTCTTTTTCAAGGATGCCGAGGGTTGTTTCAATGCCGTGGTTTTTGAGGGCCTCGATGCCTTTGCCCGTGACGAGGGGATTCGGGTCAGAGGTTCCGATGACCACCCTAACAGGCTTACAGGCGATAAGGGTTTCGACGCAGGGGGGAGTCCTGCCGTAATGGTTGCACGGTTCCAGAGTAACATAGAGGGTTGCATCTTCGATTGCCTCCGAGGCATTACGGATGGCATTGATTTCGGCATGGTTACCCCCGAATCTCTCATGGTATCCTTCTCCGATAATCCGGTCTTCCTTTACGATGACGGCACCGACCATGGGATTGGGACTTACCCATTTCTCCCCCCTTCTGGCGAGCCTCAAGGCCCGTCGCATGTAAAATTTGTCTGTCAAGATTTCACAACTTCCTTTCAGGAGTCAGAATCCAGAAGAAAATCATCTCCATTCTAACCCCCATGGCTTGTTGCCACAACGAAGCATGAAAATCCCCCCTTACCCCCCTTTGGTAAAGGGGGGATTTTCATATAAACTCTTAATTTTTAACTTATATGTGTAGATTATGCAATACAGAATTTTTATTGTTGATGGTTCTTGAAATATGTTGTAGAAATATCTCAAGATTATCTTATGGTGAAGGGGGATGGGCATGAAAGGAGTCGTATTGGCCGGAGGACTGGGGAGCCGATTATATCCGCTGACAAAAGTGACGAACAAACATCTTCTTCCAGTTTACAATGAGCCCATGATCTACTATCCCATCAGGACTCTAATAAATGCCGATATTGACGAGATCCTGATCGTAACCGGTGGGAACAACGCCGGGGACTTTCTCAAACTTTTAGGTAACGGGAGAGACTTTGGTCTCAGGCATCTCAATTATACCTATCAGGAAGGAGAAGGAGGGATCGCCGCCGCCCTCTCTCTGGCAGAATTTTTTGCCGATGACGGGAAGGTCATTGTTGTCCTCGGCGATAATATTATTGAAAAGAATATCCGAAAGACTGTTGAATCTTTTAAAAGACAAAAGGAGGGTGCCAGAATCGTGCTGAAAGAGGTGCCTGACCCACAGCGTTTTGGTGTCCCCGTATTCGATGGTGACAGGATTGTTTGTGTTCTCGAAAAACCATCTTCTCCCCCCTCTAATTATGCGGTAACCGGGATCTATATGTATGACAGACAAGTCTTTGATTTTATAAAAATGTTGGAACCATCGGAAAGGGGAGAGCTGGAAATTACGGATGTCAATAATTTTTATATCAGGGAAGGAAAGATGGAATGGGATATCCTGGATGGCTGGTGGACGGATGCCGGCACCTTTCAGTCCCTTCAATATGCGGGGAATATGGTGGCGGAAACGGGGGCAAACAAGTTGTGAGATTACAGGGAAGCTCTGGAGTCTGGGGTGGTGAGCTCCAGTTTTTGTAAGGGGAATTAACGGGATATGATTGAAGGAGTCATTATTAAAAAGTTGAGGGTTATTCCCGATGAACGGGGTAGATTGATGGAGCTCCTGCGTGCCGATGATGAGATGTATAAGGGATTCGGCCAGGTGTATATGACGACCGCCTATCCCGGGGTGGTTAAGGGATGGCATTATCATAAAAGGCAGTCCGACAACATGGTCGTGGTCAAGGGGATGATGAAGATTGTTCTCTATGACAGTCGTCGGGATGCGGCGACCTATGGTGAAGTCGCCGAATTCTTTGCCGGCGAGCACAACCCTATTTTAGTGCACATCCCCCCTTACGTCTATCACGGGTTTAAATGTGTCTCCACGGAGGAGGCCGTAGCGATCAATATCCCTACAGAGACGTACAATTATCAGGAGCCGGATGAATTCAGAGTGCATCCCCACGATAATGATATTCCTTATGATTGGGAGAGAAAGGATGGTTAGGTCAGTCGTCAGTCATCAGTCATCAGTCTATAGGCGATAGGCAAGGGGCAAGGGGTAGAAGGGTCGTTATGGGTGTGTTTTTAGATATCGTCATAGGCATGGGGGGCGCTGTCGTGGGAAGTTTTCTCAATGTCTGTATTTATCGCATCCCTGAAGGCCGGTCAATAGTTTTCCCGTCTTCCCATTGCCCGGAATGCAAGCATCCCATTAAACCATGGGATAACATCCCTCTCGTCAGTTATCTTATTTTAAGGGGAAGATGCCGCCACTGTGAGGGGAAAATTTCCCTTCAGTATCCTGTTGTCGAGCTGATCACGGCCGTTATGGCCTTGCTTCTCTTCTGGAAATTTGGCCTGTCTCTGAAATTCCTCTTTTCTTTTATCTTTATCTGTTCTTTAATAGTTATTACTTTTATAGATTTTCACCATCAGATTATACCCGATTTGATAACCCTGCCCGGTATCCCCCTATTTTTCCTGGGGGCGGTTTTTTTCATGGATATTCACGTAGTAGAGGCGCTTCTGGGGATATTGCTGGGGGGCGGGATCCTGTATATCATTGCTTTCGTGTATGAACTGCTGACGAAGAGAGAGGGGATGGGAGGGGGAGATATCAAGCTGCTGGCCATGTTAGGGGCATTTTCCGGGTGGAAGTCCCTGTTGTTTATCCTCCTTTTGAGTTCTTTCCTCGGCGCTCTTGTCGGCATTACGGTGATGATTGTAAAGGGGAAGGACATGAAATATGCCATTCCTTTCGGTCCCTTTCTATCCTTTGCAGCGGTGGCCTATATCTTCTTTGGTGGTTACTTTATGCAATTTTTTCTCTTAACAGCGCCGCCCTAAGATGACGCGAAAATCACAGATGATAGGGAGAATTCACCGGTTTGGGTCATTAAAAGCGAGCGCAACGACCGGATTTCGGGGTAGTATTTCTAAGGTTACGTTATTAGAGACATTGCGTATTATTAAGCGAATAGTGGTATGTCCTACGTCTTATGTCTTTTGACTTTTGACTTACGACTTATGACTTATGACTTATGACTTATTTAAGATGGCATATTCTTTGCTATTCTATTTCACGTAGTGATGCCATGAGGATCGAAAGAGGTAAGGGTTTTACCCTTATAGAACTCATGATCGTTATTGCGATCATGGGGATTATGGCGGCCATTGCCGTTCCCAGTTACCAGACCTTCATGGCCCAGAGACGACTCAATGGGGCGGCCAGGCAGGTTATGTCTGATCTCATGAATGCCAGAATGATGGCCGTGACCCAGAACCGCAATGTTCAGGTCACCTTCCCAACGTCGGCCGCCGCCAGTTACACGATCGACGCGACGGGCGTGCCGGTGGTGAAAAATATTCAGACGCTCTATGGGTATTATGATGTGACGGTGTGGGGAAACAACAACCCGACCTTTACGGCCAGCGGCCGAATAGCAGCTTTCACAAATCCAAAGATCACCCTGGAGAGCACGACGTTGTCCGGAACGAAGAAAGAGGTGACCGTCAGCTCGGCCGGGCGGGTAAAGATAAACTGATACGCCATAGTTAGGCTGCTTCAACCGTCAAGTGGCAGGAACTTAATTTCTGTGGTATAAACTATGAACAGGGAACGAAGAAAAGTGATAGGCAATATTTTTGCTGATGCTGCTAAATATACTCTCACAGCAGGTGTAATTAGTAGCTTTTTGGCAGGTAAATACTCTCTGTTAGCCCGACTATCGGCTCTTCGCGGGGGCACTGTGAAATCCATGCGAGTTCTAAAATGAGGTGAAACATGAATGTGGTCACAGTTAATGAAGCAAAACGCAATCTCGATTTGCTGATTGCAAAGGTTATTTCGAATGCTGAACCAACCATTATCACCACGGATACAGGTCAGCAGATCGTTCTCTTACCCTTGGACGAGTTCAACGCATGGCAAGAAACGGCCTATCTCTTGTCTAACCCAGCCAATGCGGCTCATCTCCGCCAGTCTATCGCAGAGGCACAGATAGGGAAGATAGTCGAACGTGAGCTGATTGAGCCAAGAGGTTAGTTTTTACTGAATCCGCGTGGCAGGACTATTTGTGGTTTCAAGAGAAGGATCGTCAGTTGTTGAAGCGGATCAACCAGTTGATTAAGGACACACTGCGTACACCCTTTGAGGGACTGGGAAAACCCGAACATCTGAAGGCAGACCTATCGGGCTATTGGTCACGGCGAATCAACGACGAACACCGTTTGGTTTATGATGTGACCAAAACAGACCTCGTGATTATTTCTTGTCGCTATCACTACACAAAATAGTTGATCCTCACTGCTGCAACTTGTACGAGGACGGCTTGTGAAAGCGAAGAGCGGGCTAACAACGTGTTTGCGATACTTTGCTAAATCTATTCGGGACTTCGCAAACACGCAAATTGTTAATTGGTAAAAGGCGAGAAAGGGAATTTAGGGAGTTGAAAGCTTAAATACTGGTATGGGGGGCAAAAAAAAAGATTATACCGATGTCTGGATTACGTAATAATAAGG of the Syntrophales bacterium genome contains:
- the ribD gene encoding bifunctional diaminohydroxyphosphoribosylaminopyrimidine deaminase/5-amino-6-(5-phosphoribosylamino)uracil reductase RibD, which gives rise to MTDKFYMRRALRLARRGEKWVSPNPMVGAVIVKEDRIIGEGYHERFGGNHAEINAIRNASEAIEDATLYVTLEPCNHYGRTPPCVETLIACKPVRVVIGTSDPNPLVTGKGIEALKNHGIETTLGILEKECKQLNERFFKFIKTRIPFVTLKFAQSLDGRIAGSTGDSRWISSTASLRFAHTLRSIHDGILVGIGTVLQDDPDLTVRLVRGRNPVRIVVDSHLRIPLKARVLKNQEIAKTIIATTCQASFKKRARLEEMGIEILPVAQDNDCRINLKKLLTELGKRNVSSILVEGGAEIITSTLKEELADRVIIVIAPKIIGKGIEAVGDLGSKITADAFRLSYKKVSRKGDDIIIELQVVSHKS
- a CDS encoding MaoC family dehydratase N-terminal domain-containing protein, which codes for MVEKSEETAAQLSEATLTDEWITEWEDRIGLDLRIGNIFNQNASYEALRNFANGIGDANPLYRDEEYARGARYGALIASPNWVASVFPHWVLQGLAGIHADHSASDWEFLRPVYMNDKITPKCKFVGFDVKTSRFAGKTVFEYQRFEYWNQRGELVSRGYNMLVRYERQTARQQTAQGKGKYDHLETPHPWTPEEQARVDEDCLAEEIRGANTRWWEDVNVGDELPPVVKGIFGLTDMIAYCVGAAPVQLAAHGVQLRNYKKHPAWAFRDPVLGSWEPVYGVHYLVSAAKGAGARYAYDAGIQRHCWMTNLLTNWMSDEGWLKSCSAQYRQFVYLSDAVWFRGKITKKYVDENGEYCVDIDAHGINQRRDDTIPATATVILPSRDHGTSPVEKRLPAEEYRGTGKGVYF
- a CDS encoding dTDP-4-dehydrorhamnose 3,5-epimerase family protein, whose translation is MIEGVIIKKLRVIPDERGRLMELLRADDEMYKGFGQVYMTTAYPGVVKGWHYHKRQSDNMVVVKGMMKIVLYDSRRDAATYGEVAEFFAGEHNPILVHIPPYVYHGFKCVSTEEAVAINIPTETYNYQEPDEFRVHPHDNDIPYDWERKDG
- the feoB gene encoding ferrous iron transport protein B; the protein is MDSELISVTSMRESEEGIIHAIAGGRALTMRLAGMGIVVNTKIKVLQNIGGLVIVQVSDTRVGLGRGEAEKILVSRSHPLQDEIKQAKNGRKLLVALTGQPNVGKSTVFNILTGLSQHVGNWPGKTVEKKEGALVSDDVEMQIVDLPGTYSLTAFSEEEKIARNFIISAKPDVIVLLVNASALERSLYLLTELLFLGPPVIVAINMMDVAEDQGIQIDIKAIQRSLGIPVVPMVATKNRGIKDVVSQVIAVSRREVAYKPRLPEVARDHREIFLKLMELTEKYIRPPYTVRWVATKLMEGDPEISEMVEGLVPTPIWNKIQSLLIEHEDSLHAVVGGRYDWIEEITRAAISRFKLGQVTITDRIDHVLTRPLFGIPILLGVIALVFSLTYRIGAPLQQSLELLISSLARWLEPALAPVPVWMRGLIIDGMIGGVGSVLTFLPILLIFFAVMAILEDVGYMARAAFVMDRFMHLIGLHGKSFIPLCLGFGCNVPAVLGSRVVESKKARLLTIFLSPFIPCTARLAVLTFVAAAIFADSAALISWSLLTMNILVLGATGMLAHTFFLRDEPMPFIMELPLYHKPNPRTIGTVIWMRTIAFVKRAGTVIFTVSILIWLLSWLPYGNVENSVLSWMGRFLEPVGKPLGLDWKMITALLTSMVAKENAIATLGVLYGVGEEGLIHVLPRVMSPASALSFLVVMMLIIPCAATMTVMKQEMGSWKWLTAAFGLMLAISFLGGIVAYHLALWMGL
- a CDS encoding sugar phosphate nucleotidyltransferase; this translates as MKGVVLAGGLGSRLYPLTKVTNKHLLPVYNEPMIYYPIRTLINADIDEILIVTGGNNAGDFLKLLGNGRDFGLRHLNYTYQEGEGGIAAALSLAEFFADDGKVIVVLGDNIIEKNIRKTVESFKRQKEGARIVLKEVPDPQRFGVPVFDGDRIVCVLEKPSSPPSNYAVTGIYMYDRQVFDFIKMLEPSERGELEITDVNNFYIREGKMEWDILDGWWTDAGTFQSLQYAGNMVAETGANKL